A portion of the Terriglobales bacterium genome contains these proteins:
- a CDS encoding metallophosphoesterase → MEKLKGFLLIGVLLACHFAHASGPQFFVNMSDPQMGMFAKNQDTLQEQANLSFVVASINRLRPAFVVVCGDLVNRTADAEQISQYKRIIGEVDSHIPVYNVAGNHDVGNQPTPETLAQYRKSFGRDYYTFDSGDVRGIVLDSNLIASPKNVPQESQQQEQWLVTELQRARREGVKHIFIFQHIPYFLERADEPDQYFNIPLTIRRHYLELFHQYGVEAIFAGHYHRNASGTDGNLEMITTGAVGVPMGGSQSGFRLVRIGSAVESNFYDLGAIPHTIDPAASLPPCVGCAR, encoded by the coding sequence TTGGAGAAACTCAAAGGCTTCCTTCTGATCGGTGTTCTGCTGGCGTGCCATTTTGCGCACGCCAGCGGCCCGCAATTCTTCGTGAATATGTCCGATCCGCAAATGGGAATGTTCGCGAAAAATCAGGACACGTTGCAGGAGCAGGCAAACCTCAGCTTCGTGGTCGCCAGCATCAACCGCTTGCGGCCTGCTTTCGTGGTGGTGTGCGGCGACCTCGTAAATCGCACTGCCGACGCGGAACAGATCAGCCAGTACAAACGCATCATCGGCGAGGTTGATTCTCATATTCCTGTTTATAACGTGGCAGGGAACCACGATGTCGGAAATCAACCGACGCCGGAAACTCTGGCGCAGTATCGAAAGAGTTTTGGGCGCGACTATTACACCTTCGATTCCGGCGACGTTCGCGGGATCGTGCTCGATTCAAACTTGATCGCCAGCCCGAAGAATGTGCCGCAGGAGTCCCAGCAACAAGAGCAATGGTTAGTTACCGAACTGCAGCGGGCGCGCCGCGAAGGGGTGAAGCACATCTTCATCTTCCAGCACATTCCATATTTTCTGGAGCGAGCCGATGAGCCGGACCAGTACTTCAATATCCCGCTCACGATCCGGCGCCACTACCTCGAACTGTTTCACCAATACGGCGTCGAAGCTATCTTCGCCGGTCACTACCACCGCAACGCGTCGGGAACTGACGGGAACCTAGAGATGATCACCACGGGAGCAGTAGGCGTGCCCATGGGCGGAAGCCAATCTGGATTTCGCCTCGTTCGCATCGGGTCGGCAGTTGAGAGCAATTTTTACGATCTCGGAGCAATTCCCCACACGATCGATCCAGCAGCAAGCCTGCCACCATGCGTAGGTTGCGCTCGATAG
- a CDS encoding acyl-CoA thioester hydrolase/BAAT C-terminal domain-containing protein, with amino-acid sequence MNRLLLACVICASFAAVAQSKSKDVDLTVSDGTHLKATFYPATANAKSAPAVMLLHMCNTDRTSWTPVAEQLAATGISALTIDNRGFGESGGPRFQDATPEVQREVRDKWPGDFDTAFNWLLSRPGVDKNRLGAGGGSCGVNNVVKLASRHGEIRSLVLLAGPVDPGALTYLQQNAWIPLFTSAAADDEYMSDAPQLMKWFAELNGNPRNKFVGFKDGRHGTEIFGPHPELPKQIVAFYVDTLEKKPANANAKFTPRPTAASQFWAAASEPGGAARAAQIFHETRKRDPNAFVFPEPMLNVLAYERLQAGGVHVAGFNLPTQKPASPSARDVAQAKSDALTLFKLNAEAYPESANAQDSLADAYVLNGQKAEALAAEQKCLELLPNDKSNDQFKAQLRQAAEEKIVKLKGSKGD; translated from the coding sequence ATGAATCGCCTGCTGCTTGCTTGTGTCATCTGCGCGTCCTTTGCGGCGGTCGCCCAGTCCAAGTCGAAGGATGTTGACCTCACCGTATCCGACGGCACTCATTTGAAAGCGACGTTCTACCCCGCCACTGCAAACGCGAAGTCCGCTCCCGCTGTGATGTTGCTGCATATGTGCAACACCGATCGCACGTCGTGGACGCCGGTAGCCGAGCAACTCGCCGCAACCGGCATCAGCGCACTCACCATCGATAATCGCGGCTTTGGCGAGAGTGGCGGGCCGCGCTTTCAGGATGCCACTCCGGAAGTGCAGCGAGAGGTCCGCGACAAATGGCCCGGTGATTTCGATACCGCGTTCAACTGGCTGCTCTCGCGACCTGGTGTAGACAAGAATCGACTCGGTGCAGGCGGAGGTTCATGCGGCGTGAATAATGTTGTGAAGCTCGCCAGCCGCCACGGAGAGATTCGATCTCTGGTGCTTCTGGCGGGACCGGTCGATCCTGGCGCATTAACTTACCTGCAGCAGAATGCCTGGATCCCACTCTTCACTTCGGCGGCCGCCGATGACGAATACATGAGCGACGCGCCGCAGCTCATGAAGTGGTTCGCTGAACTCAATGGAAATCCTCGAAACAAGTTCGTCGGCTTCAAAGATGGACGCCACGGCACCGAGATCTTTGGACCACATCCTGAACTACCGAAGCAGATCGTCGCGTTCTATGTGGACACCCTGGAAAAGAAGCCCGCGAACGCAAATGCGAAGTTCACGCCCAGGCCAACGGCGGCCTCACAATTCTGGGCAGCAGCCTCCGAACCCGGCGGCGCTGCACGTGCCGCGCAGATCTTTCACGAGACGCGCAAACGCGATCCAAATGCATTCGTTTTTCCAGAACCAATGCTGAACGTGCTTGCCTACGAGCGGCTGCAGGCGGGCGGAGTCCACGTCGCTGGCTTTAATCTGCCCACTCAGAAGCCCGCGTCTCCTTCTGCCCGGGATGTAGCTCAAGCGAAGTCTGATGCGCTCACGCTGTTTAAGCTGAACGCAGAAGCCTATCCAGAATCGGCGAACGCGCAGGACAGCCTCGCCGACGCGTATGTCCTCAACGGCCAAAAAGCGGAAGCGCTCGCAGCGGAGCAGAAATGCCTGGAGCTATTGCCGAACGACAAAAGCAATGATCAATTCAAAGCGCAACTGCGTCAGGCCGCAGAAGAGAAAATCGTGAAGCTGAAAGGCTCGAAGGGAGATTAG
- the bla gene encoding subclass B3 metallo-beta-lactamase: MSFPLLLAASLLAQADPTWTEPFPAFKIADNVYYVGSRGLASYLITTPKGHILINSNLVSSAPQIRESVEKLGFHFSDVKILLISHAHWDHDAGSADLKKLTGARYMVMDADVPVVESGGKTDFQYGNNASMLYPPAKVDRILHDGDQVTLGGVVLTAHLTPGHTKGCTTWTLKVNDGGKTYNVVIVGSPNVNPGYKLVNNAKYPTIAADYEKMFRVLNQLPCDIFLGAHGAYYNMEEKFAKLKTGGANPFIDPEGYKSFVSEKEEAFRSELAKQSAAH, translated from the coding sequence TTGTCCTTTCCCCTTCTTCTCGCCGCAAGTTTGCTGGCTCAGGCCGACCCCACGTGGACGGAGCCTTTTCCTGCATTCAAGATCGCCGACAACGTGTATTACGTCGGCAGTCGCGGGCTGGCGTCTTATCTGATCACGACGCCGAAGGGGCACATCCTCATCAATAGCAACCTGGTCAGCTCTGCGCCGCAGATTCGCGAGAGCGTCGAGAAGCTCGGATTTCATTTCTCCGACGTAAAGATTTTGCTCATCAGCCACGCGCATTGGGACCACGACGCCGGCAGTGCGGATTTGAAGAAGCTCACGGGCGCACGGTACATGGTGATGGACGCTGACGTGCCGGTGGTCGAGTCAGGCGGCAAGACCGATTTCCAATATGGGAATAATGCGAGCATGCTGTATCCGCCGGCGAAGGTCGATCGCATTCTGCACGATGGCGATCAGGTCACGCTCGGCGGCGTTGTGTTGACGGCGCATCTCACGCCAGGACACACGAAGGGCTGCACCACCTGGACGCTGAAGGTCAACGATGGCGGCAAGACTTACAACGTGGTGATCGTCGGAAGTCCGAACGTGAATCCGGGATACAAGCTGGTGAATAACGCGAAGTATCCAACTATTGCCGCGGATTACGAGAAGATGTTCCGCGTGCTCAACCAATTGCCCTGCGATATCTTCCTCGGCGCGCACGGCGCCTACTACAACATGGAAGAGAAGTTCGCGAAGCTGAAGACCGGCGGGGCGAATCCGTTCATCGATCCTGAGGGATATAAAAGTTTCGTTTCGGAAAAGGAAGAGGCTTTCCGTTCGGAATTGGCAAAGCAGTCCGCCGCTCACTAA
- a CDS encoding amidohydrolase family protein, with product MMPRKSALCCALFVGALAGRIWAQNTTTNTPPIIDVHVHAMDESFPGGPMCPNESKFLASDPATKEGPIGWSQEECTPKLYPAAKGEYIKDVVAEMERLNVTAVVFGDPKSVQKWKDAAPGRVIPGTSFSDPMAPSKRIALPELRKDFTQDGFKVMGEIGLQYEGLSPSDLSVDQYFALAEELDVPVAIHMGTGGSGRANITSPKFRGSMGNPLLLEDLLARHPKLRVQVMHAGYPMIDNMLTLLQANSHVYVDVAGLIWSYPLKEVNRYIQRLVEAGFEDRVMYGTDQLQWPKLMAYSISIIQNADYLSPEQKRDILYNNAVRFLRLDVKPK from the coding sequence ATGATGCCTCGCAAGTCAGCGCTTTGCTGTGCACTTTTCGTTGGAGCCCTTGCTGGGAGAATATGGGCCCAGAACACTACGACCAACACGCCGCCAATCATCGACGTTCACGTGCACGCGATGGACGAGTCCTTTCCCGGCGGTCCCATGTGCCCAAATGAGTCGAAGTTCTTGGCCTCGGATCCTGCCACGAAGGAAGGTCCGATCGGATGGAGCCAGGAGGAATGCACGCCCAAGCTATATCCCGCGGCCAAAGGCGAGTACATCAAAGATGTGGTCGCGGAGATGGAACGACTCAACGTAACTGCTGTAGTCTTCGGCGATCCCAAAAGCGTACAGAAGTGGAAGGACGCGGCGCCCGGCCGCGTGATTCCCGGAACCAGCTTCAGTGATCCAATGGCGCCGAGTAAGCGTATCGCGCTCCCCGAATTGCGCAAGGACTTCACTCAGGACGGTTTCAAAGTCATGGGCGAAATCGGACTACAGTACGAAGGTCTGTCGCCGAGCGATCTTTCGGTCGACCAGTATTTCGCGCTGGCCGAGGAACTCGACGTGCCGGTTGCGATCCATATGGGCACCGGCGGATCAGGCCGCGCGAACATCACCTCCCCGAAGTTTCGCGGGTCAATGGGCAATCCACTGCTGCTCGAAGACCTGCTCGCACGCCATCCGAAACTGCGCGTGCAAGTCATGCATGCCGGCTATCCGATGATCGACAATATGCTGACCCTGCTGCAGGCAAACTCACACGTGTACGTCGATGTGGCCGGACTGATCTGGAGCTATCCGCTGAAAGAAGTGAATCGCTACATTCAGCGTCTGGTCGAAGCAGGATTCGAGGACAGGGTGATGTACGGCACCGACCAACTACAGTGGCCAAAGCTGATGGCATATTCGATCAGCATCATCCAGAACGCCGACTACCTCAGTCCCGAACAGAAACGCGACATTCTGTACAACAATGCTGTGCGGTTTCTGAGGCTGGATGTGAAGCCCAAATAA
- a CDS encoding M28 family peptidase: MKRSCSVMLALLLLFGAKSVIAAIRFELLDRNTVLTRLRSCPKNDVDRQAQLAAYFAEVGCTGPALTLDAARHSKFANVICTLPGSSIEKIIVGAHFDHAERGSGAVDNWSGASLLPSLYQALAATPRKHRFIFVGFWGEERGLLGSQQYVRKLGKEDLASIDAMVNMDTFAAGPTEFWVGHSDPMLENAAVAVASTMKLPIEGLKLEHVSTDSETFRGKKIPSIEFCALTQATRNLLHSPEDQVSQINQDDYYNAYHLLAAYLAYIDDVVPSRTAETK, from the coding sequence ATGAAGCGAAGCTGCTCGGTAATGTTGGCGTTGCTGCTCTTGTTCGGCGCAAAGAGCGTGATCGCCGCGATACGATTTGAATTGCTCGATCGCAATACGGTGCTTACCCGACTGCGCTCCTGCCCGAAAAATGATGTAGACCGGCAGGCCCAGCTCGCGGCTTACTTTGCTGAGGTTGGCTGTACCGGGCCGGCACTCACTCTCGATGCGGCGCGGCATTCAAAATTTGCCAATGTAATTTGCACGCTTCCGGGTAGTTCGATCGAAAAGATTATTGTCGGCGCGCACTTTGATCATGCGGAGCGGGGCTCGGGCGCTGTCGACAACTGGAGCGGAGCATCGCTTCTGCCCTCGCTGTACCAGGCGCTCGCCGCGACTCCGCGGAAGCACAGATTCATCTTCGTTGGTTTCTGGGGAGAGGAACGCGGGCTGCTCGGATCTCAGCAGTACGTTCGCAAGCTAGGGAAAGAGGATCTTGCGAGCATCGATGCCATGGTGAACATGGATACGTTCGCTGCAGGGCCGACCGAATTTTGGGTCGGCCATTCCGATCCAATGCTGGAGAATGCGGCAGTCGCAGTGGCTTCTACGATGAAGCTGCCCATCGAAGGCCTCAAATTGGAACACGTGAGCACCGACTCCGAAACATTTCGAGGAAAGAAGATTCCAAGCATTGAATTTTGTGCGTTAACGCAAGCGACGCGGAATCTGCTGCACTCACCAGAGGACCAGGTTTCCCAAATCAACCAAGACGACTACTACAACGCTTATCACCTGCTGGCCGCCTATCTTGCTTACATAGATGACGTTGTGCCAAGCCGCACAGCGGAGACGAAATGA